In the genome of Puntigrus tetrazona isolate hp1 chromosome 8, ASM1883169v1, whole genome shotgun sequence, the window TTGGAGATTCTTCTATAAATAACTTTTCGTtgcattgaaaaacaaaacgttGAGAAAGCAATTATAGAATTGTCATGTTTGTGGGAACTACTTCTAATACTGAagtacatttcaaataatagGCAATTAAATGATGTTATGTCTTTCAGGTCTGCCATCTTTCTTGAAACACCTGAGTACAGTGGCAGGTGGTTTTTATACTCTTTATCTGTTTTTCGAGCTGCACATGGTTTGGGTGGTGCTTCTCAGCCTCCTCTGCTACCTCATCCTCTTCCTGTGCCGCCATTCGAGCAGCCGAGGACCCTTCCTGTCCATCACTATCCTCATCTACCTCCTTCTGGGGTATGTAGATACATCCTCTCACGCTCatctgtttcttcatgtttcATTTTGCCAGCAGTGTTAGGAaggttgctttaaaaatgtaatggttaCAGGTTACAAGttatactatttaaaatgtaatgaataatgTAACTATTTCAATTACcgattttatcattttaaccaGGCAGGGTTAACCTTACAGTAGTAGACACTAATTAATGCcagactttaaaaaatgttataattaaaaaacttcACTATTCTTCGCCACAAAAATCTGACTTTACCACCTCTTTTTACTTCGAGATCATTCTGaggttatttaaaatgataacgataaatattaaatatgaataaaataagtattCAGATATAACTCCCTTTGTAattgttaacattttcataagtaACCTGATCAGTCAGAGATACAGTGTTAagattctgttttctgtttcagagAGTTACATATGATGGATACAACAACGTGGCATAAGATGAGAGGTCggtttttgatgttgttttatttacgGACATCAGCGACCATTAGACCATGATTTGCAAGATGTTTCTTATgtttcttaaatttaaaatgaaataggtGTTGTGGTCATGTAGGTTCCCAGATGGTAGTGGCCATGAAGGCAGTTTCTCTTGCCTTTGATTTGGACAAAGGCATAGTGGAGAAATTTCCCTCTCCGGTGGAGTTCATGGGCTACATTTACTTTGTGGGGACGGTCATCTTTGGGCCTTGGATCAGTTTCAATAGCTACATGGATGCGGTAGACAGTCGAAAATTTGTGAGTTTAATACAAATAAGAATTAAAGGGGTTTAAGAGCACCACAGTTGCTTCCACAAGCACTTTACCGTATCTGTATGATCTTTTTCAGAGCGTTTCCTGGTTTTTGAAGTCagtcttcagctgtgtgaaGAGCCAGCTGTGTCTGGTAATTTCCAACTGTATTGCACCCTATCTCTTTCCCTATTTCATCCCGGTCTTTGGAGATAAGCTGCTCCGCAAGTGAGTAAAATTATTGAGTAAAGTGAGTAAAAAGTTGAGTAAAATTATATAGCTGTTCAGAGAGCAATGAGGTGTAAAGTATGGGTTGATTTTACTACCTCTAATTTCCAgcatgttaatgttaaatgttttggtGCTATCtgtgacttttttattttgactgatttgttttcattttttttcctcagcaaGAAACGGAAAATGAGGTATTGTCCtagttatattatttacatgaaTTTTGATCATAGAGGAATAGAGACAAGCATAAAACACACtaaatttacttaaatataattaaatcaatgaatACTGCTCAATTTGAGATTTCTGTATACATTgactattatttttatctggttctttacatttataaatgtgtgtatatatatatatatatatatatatatatatatatatatatatatatatatatatatatatatatatatatatatatatatatatatataatgtatatattacattttggatttagattattaatacttttttttatttttatttatttgtatttcaatgCAGGGGCTCTATTAAAAGGTAGGCAATACACAGTGTTGGACTTCAGTAGTTTCTTGTCCCTTTGGTTGTGACCCTGATCTGTGATAACATTCAGCTTTGTGACTCTCCTCATCAGGTGGCTACAGGCCTATGAGAACACCATGTCCTTCCATTTCAGTAATTACTTTGTGAGTTACCTTGGTGAGGCCACCGCCACACTGGCAGGTGCTGGTTTCACAGAGGAGAAGGACAATCTTAAGTGGTATGTGTAAATAATACAGATTTAATCAATGTCAGAAATTAAATAGAGGACATATCTGTGGCAATAATGTCAATGAACATGACAAACATGTCCcatgattaataatatatttcctCTTTAGTACTTTTTTCATATATCTAGTAGTCGAACTAAAATAGGCTTAATGTTTAGTTAAGTATGTTTAGTACGGCTTTATTGATTTGACTTACTGATCATTTTATATTCCAGATTTGAGACAGTttattggatttaaaaaaacaaaaactttaaaataaattacatggtgtatatttgttaataaaaggtTCAgtttaaatatcaataaaattattaatattttggttaCACAAATGCTTGTAGTTGTTATTTCTGACATCACTATGATTGATatcaaaaaaacgtttttacttttaattttccttCCCTTATTTCTCTCTCAAATGCTCTTTTTTAATGCCATTTCTGTTATTGCAGGGACTTGACAATAGCAAAGCCGCTAAATGTAGAGTTTCCCAGGTCTATGGTTGAAGTGGTGACTTCCTGGAACCTGCCCATGTCCCGCTGGCTCAACACCTGTACgtgcttgtttgtttgattatattatttgattttgtgCATATGctagtattttagttttaaaacactctgaaattaattaaatgtattttacctcccaaaaaactaaatatatgacAGCATTTTGTTTTAGGCAGACATATGTGTATTTTCTTTCACCTCCAAGTATTTGAAGAATTCACATTTTCTGCCTTATTGTTTAAGATGTGTTCAGGAAGGCTCTCAAATATGGGAGCTTCACAGCTATTATCTTCACATACACCGCAAGCTCCTTGCTACATGTGAGTGCATTTTGGCTCATTGTTTATTGGCCATTATATTGATTATATCACTTGAATTGaccactttttttaattgtatttctgTCCTTGCAGGGTCTAAGCTTCCACATTGGGGCAGTATTATTTACACTAGGCTTCATAACATATATTGAACACGGTAAGTATCTGTTCAGGTATTACTTGTATATCGAATtagtctttaaaatgtattcatcagCTCAAAAGCATTATATATGGCAGATTAGCTGACTACTGAATCTTTTCACGGTATTAATTGTCTTTCAGCTTGGATCTTGGTGGTGTGTTTAATGGACTGTGTCTTTAttctgtgttttagtgcttagGAAAAGATTGTCAGtggttttaaatgcatgtgtcCTCTCCAAGAGATGCCCCTCTGACTGCAAACACAGACATAaaaaggtgtttaaaaaaatgtcatttatggCTTTGGAAGAACTGAtgtgaatatctttttttaaaaagaccataaaaaatgtaaatgataaaaacatctattGATAAGCCTTTAacttattacatattttactattttataaaaaaatttacttatttatgtttccttttttattcTAGGAATTTTGGGTATATTTAATGAACGGGACTTTTAGCTTGTTAGCAGTACTACACTTAACATACCTGGGCTCAATTTTTGGCTCCAGCACAGATGACATGGATTCAGATGAGGTACAACTTACTTTTTCGGAAATCTTATGGCCCCTACTTTCTGTGcaagttattatttatatattttttacaagaTCTTAAATGATTTCCTTTTGTCTGCAGGACGGTATGGCCAGCCACACCATTGAGAAATGGACACAGCTCAGCTGGACAAGCCACTGGTTGACCTTTGGCCTTTGGGTCCTGTATCGCCTTATTCTATAAACACTGAGACCTCTGTAGACGAGAAGATGTAGGGGAGAGGATAGCAATAACTGTGATCGGATATTTTATATGGTTTTACTATAGAAGAGCTGTGGCTGTTTATGGCATCACTGTGACTTCTGGAAGAACACATCTGCAGCCCAGCGTTTccaaatacaggaaaaaaattaacGTATAGGTAATATTGATCCACACCATTGGACCACTTCTGAAGTTTTCTAAACTACCTAAAGTAAAGAAGCATCaagacttaataataaaaaaaaaaaactcagtaaGTGTGAACATGTACTTGATATTCATAGCCATTGTTGTAGTTGGTTTTGTATGATGGTTTAGGATAATTACGTCCTTgtcaaaaaaggtaaatattcTCAGTACTTTTTGTCAGAAGCTCTAAAGTGAAATCGCACAAAGTTGGTTTTGGTACGTTTTTCAGTAGTTTTTTTCCACCTCAAGTGGACTAACGACTAATACTCATGCTTATTCACTATAGCACATATCATTTGTTCATTACAGTTGTCAAACATGCCGTATAACAGTGGCCACCAAACGTGTTGCTCGAGGGCCAGTATGCTGCATAGCTTAGCTCCAGCCCtactcaaacacacctgaacaagcgATTCTTCTTCTTATGTATACttgaaacttccaggcaggtgtaTTGTAGTTAAACTCAGCAGGACgctggccctccaggaccgagtttggTGACTCCTGCCATTAAAACTTCCTTATAGGCCTCTGAATGAACATATGATAAAGTTCTAAGGGAATCCTCTGTTTTGTATGAAGTGACTCTGGTACTTCTCTGACTTTGAAACCACTGCAGACACTCAAATGAGACAGTATTAGTAGTGTTATATGCTTgttatatttaaactttttaaaaaatgtattcacaagAAATGGGAAAAGTTAAACCATACagatgtgtgtatttgttttcagtgtgtttgttttcatatttgccATTGTATTATTGCTATAGTTATTTATTACCACAATTggactgatatatatatatatatatatatatatatatatatatatatatatatatatatatatatatatatatatatatatatatatatatatattgtaaattgttTTTAGTGCCAAACAGAACACTAATCATTAATAGCTGATTAATTGCAGGTATGTTCTTATATTACCTTTCATTTTATCTCTTGTGTTTAGACATTTAACCTCCAACACATTTTCTACTGAATCACCCTGTTGTTAATCCATCCCTATACTTTTATTAGTGAATATTAAATGAAGAGTTTAAATTACACTGATGATTTTGACCGCATTGTGTATGTCCGATTGCCAAactcttgaaaataaaacattacattttgtaatttttcttccAGTTTTTCTTACAACGTTTACGCAACCTTGTCATACATGTGCGCAGCGCCGCGTCTTTAACAGCAGGGGGCAGCAGCGCGCAAGCTTCAGACAGCGCAACCTTGCGACAGAAACTGAAGCAAAACCCACTACAAATGGGACAACATGGCGATGTCCTCGGGCATGTCACTCTTTTGCCGTTTAACAGGCAGATCTTTAGGGACCGTACTCGGTCGCGGCCGTGGAAAACCCCTCACAGCTCGGAGATGGTATATTAGCGCCAGCGCGGGAAACAGTGAGTAAACGCATGCTCTCCACGCTAAGTTACGTTGACTCCAGTCAAACGGGGTCAGAGGAATTTAAAAGATGCTTCACGCAATAATTTAACGCCAAACATCtgctttttatgattattatcacACGATGTTGCACGGAAtgtcaaaaatgtgaaatgcaaTGATTTCAAACACAGATATGCGAGTCACGTGTCTCAGCTGAGACGCAAGTAGACTGGCACGAGCTAAGAATGAAGGCTCGCGATAGTAGCTCAGGTCAGTGTAAATAACTGTTACCTCAGTGCGATGCTGCCATATAATCTTCATCTCGATAAATTGCTAACGCTAACATTATGTTTTATCACAGCAATATCCCTTCCCAGATTACAGTTCGTCGTGATACGAGAGAAATATCACATACGGTTATAACTATCTCTAATTGTGGCAGAGATTAATTAACATGCTATCTCTTTCATACAGTTataatttttcagaattttttggAAATCCTTCATACCATTTACAAAAAGTACTACTATATAAGAGGTGTAATACTTAAAGTCCaaatctcaaaaaaaagaaaagaaaagtcaatAGACAACTGACCactttaaatcaataaatgtttatattcgtGGTGGGGTCACCGTGGTGTAtaagtttacatttccaaacataaattttgccattaattgtaataaccGCCAGTACTCCACACAGACATttggtttggaatgactttAAAACAGGACAGACtgagactaaatccagaagaactggcGATGTCTCCAACATGCTTCAAGAAACCTTCCTGTAAAtctacataaaaaacaaaaaagcgcaaaaagctgctttaaactgAAAGGATGGTCACACtaaatgttcatttcatttacttaatagaagttaattgataaagaaaatctttttataacatttatttttgacagaattttttaaTACCTCAGTGCCTAAAACTTTCAACAGTACTGTAGCATTGCAGGTAGCTTTCTAAAGTGAATAATTAGCATATTTGTCTTACATGGCACTAGTTTGTACATGGAGTAACAGTGGTATCACAGTGGAGtcaaaatagataaaaaaaggggatgatttgttatatattaGAAACATATTGTGGTCAATGCATTAGCTAACATTGTggcaaatattatatatattaattaaattaagctctttctaatttagatttttaaaattctaataacattaatattaataaatactttaagtattgtttatattacattatttaataataaagctaactaatattaaagaaatggaTGAAACCGTATAGTGTAGTGttatcattgttttattattgcataaaaCGCACTCGTGTTTTTCCAAAATGTTCTGTAAACCAGAAATGGTTTATCAATATAATAACTACAATttgaatgattatttatttatggcaGATTTGCAGTTTAAGCTTGATGAGCGGACAGCCCACAGCAGTCTGGACCTTTTTAAGAAGGATACAGGTGTGATCTATCGAATGCTTGGCGTGGACCCCACCTTCGTGCAGGACACCCCTCTCCGATTCCGGGACTGGGCGGTGGTTCTCGCCGACACCCACATTAACTCTGGAAGGCAATACTGGGAGGTGACGGTTAAAAAGTCCCATGAATTCCGGGTGGGCGTGGCCGATGTGTTGACGTCACGCGATGAATGCGTGGGCACCAATTCCAGTTCCTGGGTGTTCGCGTTTGTCCAGAGGAAGTGGTTTGCTATGACCACTGGCAAACAGGTCCCGGTGCAGTTGGTGGGGAAGCCCGATCGAGTCGGGCTCTTGCTGGACTACGAGGCTGGACGGCTCAGTCTGGTGGACATCCAGAAAGCTGAAGTAGTGTACACCATAAAAACACAGTTCAGCTCACCCATCTGTCCTGCGTTTGCACTCTGGGATGGGGAGCTGCTCACACACTCTGGACTGGAGATCCCACCAGGGCTTTAGTGACTCTTGTTCATTCACACATGGATGCTACATGCCTCTTAATGGATAGTGAAGGAGAAGTAGAGGCCTTATAAAAAGACTAAGGAAGTCAGTGGGAACATAGCTGTTTTTTTACTGCCATTAAACCAGATTTGAGCAATATTTGTCTGTTCAGCTGGTGAAAACATCCTCACAGTGTACTATTTGTGATATGCAGATGAACTAatgaatacatacatgcacatataaatacttGATACGTTTAgaagtcatttttcattttgcatcgGTGCCCAAGTACAGTGTTCAGAGatgtttttcaataaaaagaCAATCTTCATTAGTGATGTtctttatttacagtttatacATCCATTTTTCTTGTCTTGTTTCCTTCCAATCTGTCCATCTtgcatttactttttactttcCAATGAATACACTTTCAACTatacaaacttttttctctctccagcaATACAGTGCGTCCACGTACcaagttttaaatgcatttctggcTAAATAAGCACCAGATGCTTCCTAAGCAGGTTCAGTTAAAGCGTTTGTGCcctacattaaaataatgtcttttaaattaTGCAATACCTTACAAAAAGAGTCTATAAAAGTCTATAAACAAGCTTATGAAATTCAGTcattaaaaatagtacaaatatacaaatacgtGCTTCAATGTTAAGCCAAAGATTATTAATAACTTAAATGACATGGAAAGCTTAGCCATACGGACAACTGGGCTAAGGTTCACATTATACTGGCTTGCCAACCTCCTGAAGGTAATATGAGGTAATGACATTTCCAGTatgtttatgtaattatgtaactACTTTTTAATGTGCATGCATGCTTTTCTTGGTAAACAACCTGCTAAATTTACATTTGCACTTGAAAAATTCTTCCTATGAAAGAAGTAAAGAAAGTGCTTAGGATAAAGTCcaatagatttaaaatatggTACGAGTAATTTTTGAATAGttcttgaaaatatattttcacatattttctTGGGAACATATTCAAGAgctacatttctcaaaatgccatccttttatattttatgagtGTATGCTATCTTGCAagtataaatagtatttttttgtatttgtgaatCCAACTGGCTACCCTTCCAGTTAAgggtgtgttttaaatataaaaatcccTCTGTAGTGATAAATGTGAAGGGAAAGCAAGCTTCTGCATTTCTACATTGGTCCAAGCACAAACCAAACTGTCCTTGAGCTGTACCAGAAAGCACCTGGTAGTTTCATAATCCCACAGTAGACTGAATGTAGGTCTGAGAGACTAGAGTAATGACCATCTTAAACCATCAACAGAAGCTAGCCGAGGTCTACATGTAGCAAACTTTGGGTTTGAAGTAACGCCTGTGCACACCTGCTCAGCAAGTCCTTACATGGGCTTTGTCATAAATCTCACACCCACATGCTTCCCTAAAGTCATGAGAGACTGAGGTTTGGTATGTTCATGGTAGTTCCCCCTCATATTAAACCCTCCAGAGTCTCCATGCTCTTCAGTTCGTCCACGTCTATGGTGGAATCGGGACACGTGTGTGCACTGAGCTCCTCAggcattagtgtgtgtgtgtaaatgctcTGGTACTCTTGCAGTATCTTGGCCACGGCGCTGTGTCCAAACTGCATAGCGTCATCAAGAGGTGTGTTGCCCCATCTGAAAAATaaggcattttaataaaagagacaaaaacagaacagaaaaagtgCAATTGTATGGGTTGTGCTGTACCTGTCCTTTGCGTTGGGGTTGACTTTGCAGGTATGTGTTAAAAACTTTACTGCATCCAAGTGCCCTGAAATCAgagttttatataaatgaataaatgacttcACCCAGTAGTGGagtattgtgaaacattataatttatatatatatctttgccatgtaaaagtacaaaaagtacaaaaatttGAACAATAGTGCAAAGACGCTGAAAAATCCCAAAATGGACTCATTACCTTCTGCTGAGGCCACATGTAGAGCAGTACGGGTGTCATAGTCAGTCAATTCCATATTAACCGCAGACAGAGCgattctgtgaaaaaaaaaatatcttactgaTGACCGTTCTTATAAACAATCTGAAcgtatatttatttgcaataagaGAAAGAAGATTTTACCTCCTGAGAGCTGAAACATCACCACTGTAAGCAGCAAACATCAGATCCACCACAGACTTGTtctataatacaaatatataatgattGATCTCAACTCTGCGTCTATCTTTTAGCTTTAATTGCTGAAATTTGGTCTTTGGTCTCACCCTCTCGTGTCCTGTCTGTCTGCGAGGGTCTAACTTCTTTGCAAAGTGTCTCAGATTGTCGTAGTTGTGGAAGTTAAAGAGAGAAACTAGCTCCTGAAATACAAGCAAATTCAGTTAAAGATCTCACATCAcaaccaaataaacaaacagaaaaagtgaCAAAAGCGAAACTCGTGAAAAAGTACCTGGCAGAAGTGGATGCCTCGGATGCTATTGCCAACACGATCAAGAGCTGGAGACCAGCACATAACCCCCATGATATTAGGAACCACGAGCAGCACAGCGCCAGAAACCCCAGATTTAGCAGGCAAACCCACCTGAGgaagcaaaacacaaacaatagcAGTGATTTTAAGTAATTAGCAAATGACTGGAATAGTTTCATTTAGCTGTAAAGTCCACTGTGTCTGTGTACTTGGGACACACACTGGGGAATTTAGCAAGCAATCGGTcgtcgagtgtgtgtgtgtggactcaCGTGAAAAGCAAACTGGCCAGAGAAGTCGTACATGCCACACGAGTGCATGAGACTGAGAGTGTTGCGGACGGCCTCGGCACTGAGCACGCGCTCGCCTGTGATTGGACAGATCCCTCCATTAGCTAACGTGGCTGCCATCACGCTTCCAGACTCACAAGTCACCTCGATAGAGCAcagctgaaaagaaaagaaagatattaAAGAGACAATATGCGTGAGTTAGTATGAGCAATAATGGGAATACCAATACTAAGGACAATTATATGTCGGCCGATATACCTGAAAGTAGAAGTCAAGAGCTGCCGTCATATCAACCCCACTGGGAAAACACTACAGGAAGAAAATGCAAAGTAGCAGGtgagaaatcaataaaaaataccGTCATTACGCTTATGAAAATGACTGTGACCAAACAGACACCCACTTTTTTCTCTTTGAGGTAATAGCCAATCGCATAGTTCCTGTCACCGGTCTCTTTCTCTGACTGGAAACTTTAAACAGGAACAGAAATTTGTCATCACCAGAAAATGATATCACAAGTACACGTTAGACAACAAACTGTAGGTTCACCACTAAAAGAGAGTCATTTGATAGAAATAATGAAACTCACGTGGCATTACTGAACCCAACATATTCTCTGCCAGCCATTCTCTTCAGATAATCCATCATCTAACCCACAAACAGAAATCAATATTTGTAACAAGCAAGATAACAGCAAACAGCTGGGATAGTTCATATGATGGAGATGTTGCAATGTACTACTCACAAAGTCAAACTTCTCTGCCTTGTTGGAACCAGGCTGTAATAGGGACAAAAAAAGTAGACAGTGAGAGAAGATGACAGAAAAAAGGCAAGTAAACTTTAGCAtagttttaaaattgaactgaaatgaCGTGTTTCATACACTTAAATGTATGGtaaataaatttgcaatttggtgcttttaaaatatgtaaactttaaatgtaatatcaaatCAAGTATGTGGTTTAGTATGTTTGTCAATAATGTTGTTCAACAGTATAGTTTGAGATAATGTTCAACAATATTAATTACgcacagttatttttaaactatcgattgctttaaaatgtacatcACTAACAAGCAACATCATAAGGCCTACACATGCTTTGTAATATGCAGTTTGTCTATAGTGGCtttattcagaaatgtcaaaaaccCATTAGAAATTTCTGAGGGCTAACCCATGGCTGAGGCTAAACCTAGACATAATGAATAAATCCACAGAAAGATCCAGAAACATTCACAACATCCACTATAACTTAGTCAATGTGCTATAAATGAACTGCGTATAAACAAAATTAGCTTCTGTTGGCAGGCAAAGAGTAGCTAACAATGATTCCAGTGACACAGTTTACTTTGGGACCGATCCAAAGATTCCTTTGCAAACAGTAATACGTTGCGACACTTGGTGGCAGTGTGCACAAACATATAGTACTGGGCAGCACAGGAGAGGGCTGTATGCTATGAGATCATAAATGTCTTATCCTTtgaaaatgcatacaaatcTATAAAAGGCTATGAGTTCATTAAATATGCGTTATGCATGTGAAACCATATAGGATCTTAAAGAAGAGTAAGTCAAATTTTCTAAAAGAAACCGTGGCCATGATCATGATCGGACACGCTTTTCATTGCGCGGTTGCAGTGGATATAACAGAACAGACGGGTGACTAAACAGTCAAATGGTTCAACATGAACCACTAGTCCCTAACCGGTATTAGGGAAAAGTTCCCCACATATTGAGTTTCATATGTACTAAGGTGTGATGTTAAGATGACCAGTTCCACGAGGTCCAAAAGGGAGTCCCATGTGCAAAGGTCAGCGCAATGCGATCACAGCTGTGAGATGTCCTCGTCTTAAAAGTGCTCCTGTGTGTCTCCGATCACTGATGTTGTGTAACATATTTAAGGGCATAGGTCAAACTAGAAACTTTTACACTTttgaacttgaaataaaaatggagtGGCCcataattatgcaattatgcattgtattttatatCAGTTCATTTAAACCACTGAAATCTTTTAGGCCTGCAGGTAATTTTGAACATGTAGACAATCTGACCCTATTTAAACATGCTTAAAGGCGTATTTCCCAGCAcatcttctgattggctgtttaaACACACCTCTTGACCGCTAGCTGCTCTTATTACCTCATTTCTGAAAGGACCGCCCACTGCCCCATTACACacgaaaatataattttgtccAAATAAAATACTGCCCAATAATATCTGATATCAATGCAACACATCAGTGCTGctgaatttaaaatagctatatATTTGTGTCCCTGTAAAGGCTGGGCAGATCTTTTAGTCTGTATTATATGGTATATTCTTACCTTTAGGAGAGAGCTGATTACAATGGCTCCTGCATTTACCATGGGATTATGGGGTTTATCTGGgaaacaaaaaagtttacaaaTTGATAAAACGAAGTGTCAAAGGGGTGACAGATTTTGTAAGGACTGCAGATGCAATGTTCTTCAGCAGTGAGGAAATCCATTGATAAGATTCATATTGGAAGGACGTCTGATAACTGTTTTACAGCTTCCTATTGCACCCAGACTTCATGTTGCAATAGAACAACATATTCAAACCTCTGTCCAGATTTGAAGGTCCAAATACTATTTGAGCGACAGCATCGACAAGAGAAATGAAACAGATTGTGATGGAATCTCACCTTCTTCATCTAAATAGAGTTTGTTGAATTTGAGGCCACTTGGTTCTTTCCCCACATATCTGTGCACACGTTCAGTGCCAGTCTCGTGCACAGCCAGCGCATACTCCAGAGGCTTCACACATGACTGCAGACAGAATGGCATATCTGTGTCTCCTATAGCATGCCTATGTAAAGAGGAGGAGATCAAATTTAAGATACATTGAGTGAGAGGGGGAGAAAACGACATTACTATCGTATGATGTTCCCTATCATACTGTACGTATAATCAGAAACCATCATGTGTGAGT includes:
- the porcn gene encoding protein-serine O-palmitoleoyltransferase porcupine; the encoded protein is MGALSKRQFFQELGSGCLLPTVQHGLEQVWQLLLICLVCRLLWRLGLPSFLKHLSTVAGGFYTLYLFFELHMVWVVLLSLLCYLILFLCRHSSSRGPFLSITILIYLLLGELHMMDTTTWHKMRGSQMVVAMKAVSLAFDLDKGIVEKFPSPVEFMGYIYFVGTVIFGPWISFNSYMDAVDSRKFSVSWFLKSVFSCVKSQLCLVISNCIAPYLFPYFIPVFGDKLLRNKKRKMRGSIKRWLQAYENTMSFHFSNYFVSYLGEATATLAGAGFTEEKDNLKWDLTIAKPLNVEFPRSMVEVVTSWNLPMSRWLNTYVFRKALKYGSFTAIIFTYTASSLLHGLSFHIGAVLFTLGFITYIEHVLRKRLSVVLNACVLSKRCPSDCKHRHKKEFWVYLMNGTFSLLAVLHLTYLGSIFGSSTDDMDSDEDGMASHTIEKWTQLSWTSHWLTFGLWVLYRLIL
- the spryd4 gene encoding SPRY domain-containing protein 4, whose translation is MAMSSGMSLFCRLTGRSLGTVLGRGRGKPLTARRWYISASAGNNLQFKLDERTAHSSLDLFKKDTGVIYRMLGVDPTFVQDTPLRFRDWAVVLADTHINSGRQYWEVTVKKSHEFRVGVADVLTSRDECVGTNSSSWVFAFVQRKWFAMTTGKQVPVQLVGKPDRVGLLLDYEAGRLSLVDIQKAEVVYTIKTQFSSPICPAFALWDGELLTHSGLEIPPGL
- the gls2a gene encoding glutaminase kidney isoform, mitochondrial isoform X1 produces the protein MHCVKTLRASRAGILLIRNAGKWERVAGNLDRRHSPARLLHTSASPGQHPRHQHVITETDVATYSSNKVVAGLEDLLFYTITQGEEQISVARFLTALKSTGLLTSDPRLRDCMRQIHQAIQESVGTAMMDQELFRKCVGGNIVLLTQAFQRKFIIPDFESFTSLINHLYYNAEAQKGGKVANYIPQLAKFSPDLWGVSLCTVDGQRHAIGDTDMPFCLQSCVKPLEYALAVHETGTERVHRYVGKEPSGLKFNKLYLDEEDKPHNPMVNAGAIVISSLLKPGSNKAEKFDFMMDYLKRMAGREYVGFSNATFQSEKETGDRNYAIGYYLKEKKCFPSGVDMTAALDFYFQLCSIEVTCESGSVMAATLANGGICPITGERVLSAEAVRNTLSLMHSCGMYDFSGQFAFHVGLPAKSGVSGAVLLVVPNIMGVMCWSPALDRVGNSIRGIHFCQELVSLFNFHNYDNLRHFAKKLDPRRQTGHERNKSVVDLMFAAYSGDVSALRRIALSAVNMELTDYDTRTALHVASAEGHLDAVKFLTHTCKVNPNAKDRWGNTPLDDAMQFGHSAVAKILQEYQSIYTHTLMPEELSAHTCPDSTIDVDELKSMETLEGLI
- the gls2a gene encoding glutaminase kidney isoform, mitochondrial isoform X2 — its product is MHCVKTLRASRAGILLIRNAGKWERVAGNLDRRHSPARLLHTSASPGQHPRHQHVITETDVATYSNKVVAGLEDLLFYTITQGEEQISVARFLTALKSTGLLTSDPRLRDCMRQIHQAIQESVGTAMMDQELFRKCVGGNIVLLTQAFQRKFIIPDFESFTSLINHLYYNAEAQKGGKVANYIPQLAKFSPDLWGVSLCTVDGQRHAIGDTDMPFCLQSCVKPLEYALAVHETGTERVHRYVGKEPSGLKFNKLYLDEEDKPHNPMVNAGAIVISSLLKPGSNKAEKFDFMMDYLKRMAGREYVGFSNATFQSEKETGDRNYAIGYYLKEKKCFPSGVDMTAALDFYFQLCSIEVTCESGSVMAATLANGGICPITGERVLSAEAVRNTLSLMHSCGMYDFSGQFAFHVGLPAKSGVSGAVLLVVPNIMGVMCWSPALDRVGNSIRGIHFCQELVSLFNFHNYDNLRHFAKKLDPRRQTGHERNKSVVDLMFAAYSGDVSALRRIALSAVNMELTDYDTRTALHVASAEGHLDAVKFLTHTCKVNPNAKDRWGNTPLDDAMQFGHSAVAKILQEYQSIYTHTLMPEELSAHTCPDSTIDVDELKSMETLEGLI